Proteins encoded in a region of the Ranitomeya imitator isolate aRanImi1 chromosome 9, aRanImi1.pri, whole genome shotgun sequence genome:
- the ZNF408 gene encoding zinc finger protein 408 isoform X1, with the protein MHQRFMSSSTSSPPVGCTQDAVYKALLHIPCGLALGPSLSREGLGLWCVGRDLPDGALIPSCSPESESAEEGPALTIHTGDTWWLRFVRKNAKKQNVKFCRLGGIVHLQVTASIPSGSELLLPLEEHTVCDDDNEGSPLSPESMSDSSVSDSVPLAAETDNNRPALKTKEVLANSEGSLSSQQPEELAATPQPKCCTSTGGSGLETTAVTAEQEEAMTPLIPEPEGAKLSINMEEAEHMHTTGSSEDVRCVKELTSDKPSNAESQDVSVTQTCDVPAAVTRQVHAIIAGSWSVEYLPGGASTVKGGETEVQDATLSNHRERRNSKTKCPETPGESDEGRGKVPQLEEHTDPPESAKKETETKGTKVKDPSQRKFHCNDCSKSFFQLGHLKRHSFTHTGLKPFLCPECGKEYCSEESFKAHLLGHQGLRPFKCPQCDKAYGTQRDLKEHAVLHTGQRPYCCEDCGKSFARRPTLRIHRKKYCTPRTNETKPALQCGVCDKQLANVCSLRNHMLIHTGEKPYTCTECGGTFRHRGSLRIHRRLHTGERPYKCQYCGDAFPQQPELKRHLITHTGEMHLCTVCGKALKDPHTLRVHERLHTGDRPFLCKYCGKSYPQATKLRRHLKSHLEEKPYRCHVCGMGYSFQQSLNRHLHSHRDEGQTSVAVGAKEVAMEDTELGQTLLLVQVDESSEKILVAGCADGSELGNSHRPLLPIVSETLATIRDHEDGLLQKEHSPSLLLVSQTLEFSTVAEVVVEIGV; encoded by the exons ATTTATGAGTTCGTCCACCTCCTCGCCCCCTGTGGGGTGCACACAGGATGCAGTTTATAAGGCCCTGCTCCATATCCCCTGCGGCCTGGCCCtcgggccctctctgtcgcgggagggACTGGGTTTGTGGTGTGTTGGCCGAGATTTACCTGATGGCGCTCTCATTCCTTCTTGCAGTCCAGAATCGGAATCAGCTGAG GAAGGTCCCGCATTGACAATACATACAGGGGACACCTGGTGGCTCAG GTTTGTAAGGAAAAATGCAAAGAAGCAAAATGTGAAGTTCTGCAGACTTGGAGGAATTGTCCATCTCCAGGTCACGGCGTCGATCCCATCAGGGTCTGAGCTGCTTCTTCCCTTAGAAGAGCACACGGTCTGTGATGATGATAATGAAGGATCTCCGCTCTCTCCGGAGTCCATGAGTGACTCTTCTGTCAGTGACTCCGTGCCATTAGCAGCAGAGACAGATAATAACAGACCGGCTCTGAAAACCAAGGAGGTTTTGGCCAATTCAGAAGGTTCTTTATCATCTCAACAACCTGAAGAGTTGGCTGCGACTCCACAACCAAAGTGCTGCACCTCAACGGGAGGGTCTGGATTAGAGACGACGGCTGTCACCGCTGAGCAAGAAGAAGCCATGACACCTCTCATACCAGAACCAGAGGGGGCTAAGCTGTCGATTAATATGGAGGAGGCAGAACACATGCACACCACAG GTTCTTCAGAAGACGTGCGCTGTGTAAAGGAGTTGACGTCTGACAAGCCCAGTAATGCAGAGTCCCAAGATGTCTCAGTAACTCAGACATGCGATGTTCCTGCAGCTGTAACCAGGCAGGTTCACGCGATCATTGCTGGATCCTGGAGTGTGGAGTATTTACCTGGAGGAGCGAGTACGGTGAAAGGTGGCGAGACAGAGGTCCAAGATGCAACACTATCTAACCACCGGGAAAGGAGAAACTCCAAGACGAAATGTCCTGAGACTCCAGGAGAAAGCGATGAAGGCCGGGGTAAGGTGCCCCAACTGGAGGAACACACAGATCCCCCAGAAAGTGCCAAGAAGGAGACTGAGACTAAAGGGACCAAAGTGAAAGACCCATCCCAACGCAAATTTCATTGTAATGATTGCAGCAAAAGCTTCTTCCAACTGGGTCATTTGAAGAGACACAGCTTCACACACACCGGGCTCAAACCGTTCCTGTGCCCAGAGTGCGGGAAGGAGTACTGCTCCGAGGAGAGCTTCAAGGCTCACCTACTAGGTCACCAAGGCCTGCGTCCCTTCAAGTGTCCCCAGTGTGATAAAGCGTACGGTACCCAGCGCGACCTGAAGGAGCACGCTGTGCTGCACACAGGACAGCGGCCTTACTGCTGCGAGGACTGCGGAAAGAGCTTTGCCCGTCGACCGACCTTACGCATTCACCGCAAGAAGTACTGCACGCCCCGGACCAACGAGACCAAGCCTGCCCTGCAATGTGGCGTCTGTGATAAGCAGCTGGCCAACGTCTGCTCCCTGCGTAACCACATGCTTATACATACCGGGGAGAAGCCGTACACGTGTACAGAGTGCGGCGGCACTTTCCGCCACAGAGGAAGTTTGCGGATCCACCGGCGGCTGCACACCGGCGAGAGGCCTTATAAATGCCAGTACTGCGGCGATGCATTCCCGCAGCAGCCAGAACTGAAACGTCATTTAATCACACACACGGGGGAAATGCATCTGTGTACCGTCTGCGGCAAAGCATTAAAAGACCCTCACACTTTACGCGTCCATGAGCGGCTGCACACAGGCGATCGCCCCTTCCTCTGCAAGTACTGCGGCAAATCCTACCCACAAGCAACCAAGCTCCGGCGACATCTTAAATCTCACCTGGAGGAGAAGCCGTACCGCTGCCATGTGTGCGGGATGGGCTACTCTTTTCAGCAAAGTCTAAACCGCCATCTTCACAGTCATAGAGATGAAGGGCAGACATCTGTAGCTGTGGGTGCCAAAGAGGTCGCAATGGAGGACACTGAGCTGGGGCAAACACTGCTGCTGGTGCAAGTAGATGAGAGCTCAGAAAAGATCTTGGTTGCTGGCTGCGCAGACGGCTCTGAGCTGGGTAACTCCCACCGGCCATTACTCCCCATCGTATCAGAGACATTGGCGACCATTAGGGACCATGAGGACGGCCTCCTCCAAAAAGAGCACAGCCCCAGTCTATTACTGGTCTCCCAGACTCTTGAGTTCAGCACAGTAGCGGAGGTGGTGGTGGAAATAGGGGTGTAA
- the ZNF408 gene encoding zinc finger protein 408 isoform X2, which translates to MSSSTSSPPVGCTQDAVYKALLHIPCGLALGPSLSREGLGLWCVGRDLPDGALIPSCSPESESAEEGPALTIHTGDTWWLRFVRKNAKKQNVKFCRLGGIVHLQVTASIPSGSELLLPLEEHTVCDDDNEGSPLSPESMSDSSVSDSVPLAAETDNNRPALKTKEVLANSEGSLSSQQPEELAATPQPKCCTSTGGSGLETTAVTAEQEEAMTPLIPEPEGAKLSINMEEAEHMHTTGSSEDVRCVKELTSDKPSNAESQDVSVTQTCDVPAAVTRQVHAIIAGSWSVEYLPGGASTVKGGETEVQDATLSNHRERRNSKTKCPETPGESDEGRGKVPQLEEHTDPPESAKKETETKGTKVKDPSQRKFHCNDCSKSFFQLGHLKRHSFTHTGLKPFLCPECGKEYCSEESFKAHLLGHQGLRPFKCPQCDKAYGTQRDLKEHAVLHTGQRPYCCEDCGKSFARRPTLRIHRKKYCTPRTNETKPALQCGVCDKQLANVCSLRNHMLIHTGEKPYTCTECGGTFRHRGSLRIHRRLHTGERPYKCQYCGDAFPQQPELKRHLITHTGEMHLCTVCGKALKDPHTLRVHERLHTGDRPFLCKYCGKSYPQATKLRRHLKSHLEEKPYRCHVCGMGYSFQQSLNRHLHSHRDEGQTSVAVGAKEVAMEDTELGQTLLLVQVDESSEKILVAGCADGSELGNSHRPLLPIVSETLATIRDHEDGLLQKEHSPSLLLVSQTLEFSTVAEVVVEIGV; encoded by the exons ATGAGTTCGTCCACCTCCTCGCCCCCTGTGGGGTGCACACAGGATGCAGTTTATAAGGCCCTGCTCCATATCCCCTGCGGCCTGGCCCtcgggccctctctgtcgcgggagggACTGGGTTTGTGGTGTGTTGGCCGAGATTTACCTGATGGCGCTCTCATTCCTTCTTGCAGTCCAGAATCGGAATCAGCTGAG GAAGGTCCCGCATTGACAATACATACAGGGGACACCTGGTGGCTCAG GTTTGTAAGGAAAAATGCAAAGAAGCAAAATGTGAAGTTCTGCAGACTTGGAGGAATTGTCCATCTCCAGGTCACGGCGTCGATCCCATCAGGGTCTGAGCTGCTTCTTCCCTTAGAAGAGCACACGGTCTGTGATGATGATAATGAAGGATCTCCGCTCTCTCCGGAGTCCATGAGTGACTCTTCTGTCAGTGACTCCGTGCCATTAGCAGCAGAGACAGATAATAACAGACCGGCTCTGAAAACCAAGGAGGTTTTGGCCAATTCAGAAGGTTCTTTATCATCTCAACAACCTGAAGAGTTGGCTGCGACTCCACAACCAAAGTGCTGCACCTCAACGGGAGGGTCTGGATTAGAGACGACGGCTGTCACCGCTGAGCAAGAAGAAGCCATGACACCTCTCATACCAGAACCAGAGGGGGCTAAGCTGTCGATTAATATGGAGGAGGCAGAACACATGCACACCACAG GTTCTTCAGAAGACGTGCGCTGTGTAAAGGAGTTGACGTCTGACAAGCCCAGTAATGCAGAGTCCCAAGATGTCTCAGTAACTCAGACATGCGATGTTCCTGCAGCTGTAACCAGGCAGGTTCACGCGATCATTGCTGGATCCTGGAGTGTGGAGTATTTACCTGGAGGAGCGAGTACGGTGAAAGGTGGCGAGACAGAGGTCCAAGATGCAACACTATCTAACCACCGGGAAAGGAGAAACTCCAAGACGAAATGTCCTGAGACTCCAGGAGAAAGCGATGAAGGCCGGGGTAAGGTGCCCCAACTGGAGGAACACACAGATCCCCCAGAAAGTGCCAAGAAGGAGACTGAGACTAAAGGGACCAAAGTGAAAGACCCATCCCAACGCAAATTTCATTGTAATGATTGCAGCAAAAGCTTCTTCCAACTGGGTCATTTGAAGAGACACAGCTTCACACACACCGGGCTCAAACCGTTCCTGTGCCCAGAGTGCGGGAAGGAGTACTGCTCCGAGGAGAGCTTCAAGGCTCACCTACTAGGTCACCAAGGCCTGCGTCCCTTCAAGTGTCCCCAGTGTGATAAAGCGTACGGTACCCAGCGCGACCTGAAGGAGCACGCTGTGCTGCACACAGGACAGCGGCCTTACTGCTGCGAGGACTGCGGAAAGAGCTTTGCCCGTCGACCGACCTTACGCATTCACCGCAAGAAGTACTGCACGCCCCGGACCAACGAGACCAAGCCTGCCCTGCAATGTGGCGTCTGTGATAAGCAGCTGGCCAACGTCTGCTCCCTGCGTAACCACATGCTTATACATACCGGGGAGAAGCCGTACACGTGTACAGAGTGCGGCGGCACTTTCCGCCACAGAGGAAGTTTGCGGATCCACCGGCGGCTGCACACCGGCGAGAGGCCTTATAAATGCCAGTACTGCGGCGATGCATTCCCGCAGCAGCCAGAACTGAAACGTCATTTAATCACACACACGGGGGAAATGCATCTGTGTACCGTCTGCGGCAAAGCATTAAAAGACCCTCACACTTTACGCGTCCATGAGCGGCTGCACACAGGCGATCGCCCCTTCCTCTGCAAGTACTGCGGCAAATCCTACCCACAAGCAACCAAGCTCCGGCGACATCTTAAATCTCACCTGGAGGAGAAGCCGTACCGCTGCCATGTGTGCGGGATGGGCTACTCTTTTCAGCAAAGTCTAAACCGCCATCTTCACAGTCATAGAGATGAAGGGCAGACATCTGTAGCTGTGGGTGCCAAAGAGGTCGCAATGGAGGACACTGAGCTGGGGCAAACACTGCTGCTGGTGCAAGTAGATGAGAGCTCAGAAAAGATCTTGGTTGCTGGCTGCGCAGACGGCTCTGAGCTGGGTAACTCCCACCGGCCATTACTCCCCATCGTATCAGAGACATTGGCGACCATTAGGGACCATGAGGACGGCCTCCTCCAAAAAGAGCACAGCCCCAGTCTATTACTGGTCTCCCAGACTCTTGAGTTCAGCACAGTAGCGGAGGTGGTGGTGGAAATAGGGGTGTAA